The genomic window TGCATGGTCGGCATGTTCGCGTTCCCCCTGGGTTGGCGACCGTCCGCCGCACTCGGCGCGGTCCGGCGCGGCCTCGATTACGTCCATTCGCCGGCGGGTGTTGCGGCGCGGCGGCTCAGTCCAGATGCATCAGGCCGTGCTCGACGAGCAGCGACTCGAAACGTTCGAGCGCGCGCAGCTCCTCGGGCCCGAAGCGGTAGTTGAACCGGCGCAGGTAGCCCTCGACCTCGTCGGCGCTCCAGCCGGGGCCGGTCTCGCGCCGCGCGACGTCGGGCAGCGACGCCAGCCCGGCGGCGAGCGAGGCTTCGACGAACGAGCGCAGGTCGGCCTTGGTCGCGGGATCGAGCGCGGCGCGCACCGCCCAGACGGCGTACACGAACGGCAGCCCGGTCCACTCGAGCCAGTCCTCGCCCAGGTCGAGCACGTGCACGTAGCCCTCGGGCGGCCGCCTGCGGGTGCGCATCGCCTGATCGCCGATCAGGAGCAGGCCGTCGGCCTGTGACGGCTCGAGCCCGCGCAGCAGGCGCAGGTTCGTAAAGCCCCTGCGCACGCCGAGCAGCAGCCGCAGCAGCCGGATCGAGGTGGACGTCTCGGGCGTCACCGAGATGAGCGCGCCATCGAGCGCCGCGACGGGGCGGCGCGAGAACAGGAACACCGAGCCGACCGCGCCGCGCGCCGAAACGCCCAGCGGCGCCAGCAGCTCGAACCGCGGCCGCAGCCTCAGGTAGTCGCCCGCGGCCATGATGCCGAGGTCCACGCCGCCGCTCTCGGCCTCGCGGCCGAGTTCGCGCGGGACCAGGTTGCGGACCGCGAACGGCGCATCGCCCCACAGCGCGTAGAAGGGCGCGGCGTTCGCGTACGGGATCCGGGCGGCGACGGTGGTGGTGACGGGGCGCGAGGCGGTCATGGCGGCGGGTACGTTACACGCGTGTCGGGGGAGCGTCGAGCGGGGGCGGC from Candidatus Eisenbacteria bacterium includes these protein-coding regions:
- a CDS encoding menaquinone biosynthesis protein, giving the protein MTASRPVTTTVAARIPYANAAPFYALWGDAPFAVRNLVPRELGREAESGGVDLGIMAAGDYLRLRPRFELLAPLGVSARGAVGSVFLFSRRPVAALDGALISVTPETSTSIRLLRLLLGVRRGFTNLRLLRGLEPSQADGLLLIGDQAMRTRRRPPEGYVHVLDLGEDWLEWTGLPFVYAVWAVRAALDPATKADLRSFVEASLAAGLASLPDVARRETGPGWSADEVEGYLRRFNYRFGPEELRALERFESLLVEHGLMHLD